A genomic segment from Biomphalaria glabrata chromosome 16, xgBioGlab47.1, whole genome shotgun sequence encodes:
- the LOC106063418 gene encoding uncharacterized protein LOC106063418, which produces MNLFSIKINRIFSIDSDCGESISVDLNTTYNAVIELNLMMLTSHRDYVNPQKTPCSLELTCKKACHQRRTITKLFCQCDTLCWFYGDCCADYYTSCLGVDLAAPALNILEVILSQMKSYDEFLRFYEALRWRRLSSCQKVNDNNLQMVRTCSKDPKVQSKFERLHQKLNHETNEREFVGISTKDIVDQCENLALNDTVPTLPASLKGDFSIHFYNVFCALCNGVHPRAIEMWKVSIEQKKESAQATKLRKENISIFSSLSWRWCTQYEDQMMSREDKAANQTAQRESGSLQKDLMNSLSTTHSNSTTCKPKTLSEIILCQRYKRPYVTNEDGIILKNLHCTLCNEETGIISCSTRHCMCPDVYSVYANWEVKPTFEPDVINLPNFQFLFYFRDPTITKIVEEQMNFIETKDCPANQVFAPFYGKCVDVVGAKGEGINLLRGQRFVTRTFVSEEEDEKYMPFPLGSKTVSLAFIFQPVIDGSLGNMSPEVKSQTNEYVSLKDVIESALQTGEAVHPRTLVNGIYSMSDASSAHVDTVIEHFTSKCDMEINTEEIENSYFLAMRSIWKTQISRDGALNYTEMFSHLLTSMHNIIDNMSVSEDWKYFFQIERSCLLETRQRSDTRSKLCVTVTFTLNDTKDTDKLITRAEQELVIKVIESAHTHNFILQNVSVNNLELTNTKAFGENVKIPVELCTSGGRRPESRSVNVTVTDNGTYTVHFEEDTLQFPLNRFGFSFNFFLEEITQEAHLIKTADITVCVINISLSNCSTVFYNTSNILLYQDHLIITKLVEQLVLFLERFKANNTKVVDLVQIFSETYNTSSLEVYQQGTYVVTPSGVFVCSDYSNRYTTTNVSLVSYIYNLIPPKSLPEKIASVMASSVSIICLLMVLAVYILVKELRNIPGQIVMSLSAAMLLAQVLFLCSVYPQGVVCQIYAAVQHGVLLSSFAWLAAMAVHLAFVLCRPSNSESRFTFCTLSALCWGMPCLLAGCCFTLDKVGIVDMKYGDNGQCWFGNTLAKVIAFGIPLFLLVSTAIISAIFILHAIQKSSVFVKKVAHGSQRARSQLLLCVNLSILMGLNWVVYLIAVAVESSALWTLFILTNGSQGLFVFTCFVAKKSVIRKLTQKWPLCNYCADSKWGSTWTNTNK; this is translated from the coding sequence ATGAACTTATTCAGTATTAAGATTAACAGaattttttctattgattcagATTGTGGTGAAAGCATCAGCGTCGATCTAAATACAACTTATAATGCAGTGATCGAGTTGAATCTAATGATGCTTACTTCCCATAGAGACTATGTCAATCCTCAAAAAACTCCGTGCTCATTAGAACTAACCTGCAAGAAAGCATGCCATCAAAGGAGAACCATCACCAAGTTGTTCTGCCAGTGTGACACATTATGTTGGTTTTATGGGGACTGCTGCGCTGACTACTACACCAGTTGTCTGGGAGTAGATCTGGCCGCGCCTGCGTTGAACATTTTAGAAGTCATTTTGTCACAAATGAAATCGTATGACGAATTCCTGCGTTTCTACGAGGCTTTAAGATGGAGGCGACTCTCTTCGTGCCAGAAGGTTAATGACAATAACCTTCAGATGGTCAGGACATGCAGCAAAGATCCTAAAGTGCAGTCCAAGTTTGAGAGGCTTCATCAGAAGCTAAACCACGAAACAAATGAAAGGGAATTTGTTGGCATATCAACCAAGGATATAGTTGATCAATGTGAGAATCTCGCTTTGAACGACACTGTTCCAACTTTACCAGCGAGTCTAAAGGGAGACTTCTCCATCCACTTCTATAATGTGTTTTGTGCCCTATGTAATGGAGTTCATCCTCGTGCGATCGAAATGTGGAAAGTTTCCATTGAGCAAAAGAAAGAAAGCGCTCAAGCCACAAAactaagaaaagaaaacatCTCTATATTTTCTTCATTGAGCTGGAGGTGGTGCACGCAGTATGAGGACCAGATGATGAGCCGTGAAGATAAGGCTGCAAACCAGACTGCACAAAGAGAAAGTGGATCACTTCAAAAAGATCTCATGAACTCTCTTAGCACCACCCATTCCAATAGTACCACATGCAAGCCTAAAACACTATCAGAGATCATTCTCTGTCAGCGTTACAAACGTCCATATGTGACCAATGAAGATGGCATCATTCTGAAGAATTTACACTGCACATTATGTAACGAAGAAACTGGAATAATTTCATGCTCAACCAGACATTGTATGTGTCCAGACGTTTACTCTGTATATGCTAATTGGGAAGTAAAGCCGACTTTTGAACCAGATGTTATTAATTTGCCAAACTTCCAATTCTTATTTTACTTTCGTGATCCAACAATAACGAAGATAGTcgaggaacaaatgaacttcatAGAAACCAAAGACTGTCCAGCAAACCAAGTGTTCGCACCGTTTTACGGGAAATGTGTGGATGTCGTTGGTGCCAAAGGTGAGGGCATAAATCTATTACGCGGCCAGCGTTTCGTCACTCGGACATTTGTGAGCGAGGAGGAGGATGAAAAATATATGCCCTTCCCACTAGGATCCAAAACAGTTTCTCTAGCTTTCATCTTTCAACCAGTAATAGATGGGAGTTTGGGAAACATGTCGCCAGAAGTCAAAAGTCAAACTAACGAATATGTAAGTCTGAAAGATGTTATAGAAAGCGCCCTGCAAACAGGTGAAGCCGTTCATCCTAGAACCTTAGTCAATGGTATATACTCAATGTCAGATGCATCTTCAGCTCATGTAGATACGGTCATAGAACATTTTACTTCAAAATGCGACATGGAAATTAACACAGAAGAAATAGAGAACTCTTATTTTTTAGCCATGAGATCCATTTGGAAGACCCAAATATCCAGAGATGGCGCACTGAACTACACGGAAATGTTTTCTCATTTGTTGACAAGCATGCATAACATAATAGACAATATGTCAGTGTCGGAAGACTggaaatatttctttcaaattgaAAGGTCGTGCTTACTTGAAACACGTCAAAGGTCGGATACAAGAAGCAAACTTTGTGTCACTGTGACATTTACATTAAATGATACTAAGGACACTGACAAACTAATTACCCGAGCAGAACAAGAGCTTGTAATAAAAGTGATAGAGTCTGCTCATACCCACAACTTCATCTTACAGAACGTAAGTGTTAACAACTTGGAACTGACGAACACGAAAGCTTTCGGTGAAAACGTCAAAATACCAGTTGAACTGTGCACCAGTGGTGGAAGAAGACCCGAGAGCAGATCTGTAAATGTGACAGTCACAGACAATGGCACCTACACAGTGCACTTCGAGGAGGACACATTGCAGTTTCCTTTAAACCGCTTCGGGTTTTCGTTCAATTTCTTTCTGGAAGAAATCACTCAAGAGGCCCACCTTATCAAAACGGCTGACATCACAGTGTGTGTTATTAACATCTCTCTTTCTAACTGCTCGACTGTATTCTACAACACTTCTAATATCCTACTCTACCAGGACCATTTAATCATCACAAAACTTGTTGAGCAATTGGTGCTATTTCTTGAGAGATTCAAAGCTAACAACACTAAGGTAGTAGATCTAGTGCAGATATTTTCTGAGACTTACAACACGAGCAGTCTAGAAGTGTATCAGCAAGGAACGTATGTGGTCACACCATCTGGGGTCTTCGTCTGCTCTGATTACAGCAATAGGTATACTACCACCAATGTATCTTTAGTCAGCTATATTTACAACCTTATACCACCGAAGTCATTACCTGAAAAGATAGCTTCCGTAATGGCTTCTTCAGTATCTATTATCTGTCTGCTCATGGTGCTCGCCGTCTATATCCTAGTCAAGGAACTCAGAAACATTCCTGGCCAAATTGTTATGTCTTTGTCTGCCGCCATGCTCCTTGCGCAGGTCTTGTTCCTCTGCAGCGTATACCCACAGGGCGTGGTGTGTCAGATCTACGCCGCTGTCCAGCATGGtgttttgttgtcttcattTGCCTGGCTGGCTGCTATGGCTGTACACTTAGCTTTTGTACTGTGTAGGCCCTCGAATAGTGAATCAAGGTTCACCTTCTGTACACTATCAGCTCTCTGCTGGGGCATGCCATGCCTGTTAGCTGGCTGCTGCTTCACACTAGACAAAGTAGGCATCGTAGACATGAAGTATGGTGACAACGGACAATGCTGGTTTGGCAACACGTTAGCAAAGGTCATTGCTTTTGGCATACCACTATTTCTTTTGGTCTCCACTGCCATTATCAGCGCCATCTTTATTCTACACGCGATCCAAAAGAGCTCAGTGTTTGTCAAGAAAGTAGCACATGGCAGCCAACGTGCCCGAAGTCAACTTCTGCTCTGTGTTAACTTATCTATTCTAATGGGTCTCAACTGGGTAGTCTATCTGATAGCTGTAGCAGTCGAAAGTTCAGCTCTATGGACTTTATTTATCCTAACTAACGGCTCCCAGGGATTATTTGTATTCACCTGCTTCGTGGCCAAGAAGTCCGTGATCAGAAAATTGACACAGAAGTGGCCCCTTTGCAATTATTGTGCCGACTCCAAATGGGGTAGTACTTGGACAAAtactaacaaataa